One window from the genome of Toxotes jaculatrix isolate fToxJac2 chromosome 17, fToxJac2.pri, whole genome shotgun sequence encodes:
- the LOC121197399 gene encoding serine palmitoyltransferase 2-like, translated as MTESPATKPADGEVCQRAKNGLKPERNGLVKSLHSCHEQQHKHHCHPEEEEIHTASHHGSLYSRPFIESFEETPMLVAVLTYMGYGILTIFGYLRDFLRHWKIERCYIAREKEEQKDFVPLYQDFENFYTRNLYMRIRDNWNRPICSVPGAKMDLMERVSHDYNWTFEYTGRVVQDVINLGSYNYLGFAENTGSCAESAAEVTMKYGVGVASTRQETGNLDRHEEMEKLVAKFLGVESAMAFGMGFATNSMNIPALTGKGCLILSDELNHASLVLGARLSGSTIRVFKHNNMQSLEKLLREAIVHGQPRTHRPWKKVLIVVEGIYSMEGSIVRLPEVIALKKRYRAYLYLDEAHSIGALGPRGRGVVDYFGLDPCDVDVMMGTFTKSFGAAGGYIAGKWELIEYLRSHSHSAVYATSMSPPVVEQIITSMKCIMGEDGTKIGSERVRQLAESTVYFRKRLREMGFIIYGNDDSPVVPMMLYMPAKIGAFGREMLKRNIGVVVVGFPATPIIESRARFCISAAHTKEMLDRALSVISEVGDLLQLKYSRHRIQPSLARPVDDNVFEDIDD; from the exons ATGACTGAAAGCCCCGCGACCAAGCCAGCCGATGGGGAAGTGTGTCAGCGAGCGAAGAACGGATTGAAGCCAGAGAGAAACGGCTTGGTGAAGAGCCTACACAGCTGCCACGAGCAGCAGCACAAGCACCACTGCCAccccgaggaggaggag ATCCACACAGCCTCCCATCATGGCAGCCTGTACAGTCGGCCCTTCATTGAGTCTTTCGAGGAGACGCCCATGCTGGTGGCAGTACTCACCTACATGGGCTATGGCATCCTGACCATCTTCGGCTACCTCCGTGACTTTCTCCGTCACTGGAAGATCGAAAGGTGCTACATCGccagggagaaggaggagcaaAAA GACTTTGTTCCCCTCTACCAGGATTTTGAGAACTTTTACACCCGAAACCTCTACATGCGAATCAGAGACAACTGGAACAGGCCCATATGCAGCGTCCCTGGGGCCAAAATGGACCTTATGGAACGGGTGTCCCATGACTACAACTGGACCTTTGA gTACACCGGCCGGGTAGTGCAGGATGTGATTAACTTGGGCTCGTATAATTATCTCGGCTTCGCTGAGAATACGGGTTCATGTGCTGAGTCTGCAGCCGAGGTCACCATGAAGTACGGCGTCGGAGTTGCGAGCACCAGGCAGGAGActg gtAACCTGGACAGACACGAGGAGATGGAAAAACTGGTCGCTAAGTTCCTTGGTGTGGAGTCAGCCATGGCGTTTGGGATGGGGTTTGCAACCAACTCCATGAACATACCAGCACTGACAGGCAAG GGCTGTCTGATTCTGAGTGATGAACTGAACCATGCCTCTCTGGTCCTGGGAGCCAGACTCTCTGGGTCCACCATCAGAGTCttcaaacacaaca ATATGCAGAGTCTTGAGAAACTGCTGAGAGAAGCCATAGTTCACGGCCAGCCCAGGACTCACAGACCATGGAAGAAGGTCCTTATAGTGGTAGAGGGCATTTACAG CATGGAGGGAAGTATAGTCCGCCTGCCAGAAGTCATAGCCCTAAAGAAGCGCTACCGGGCTTACCTCTACCTAGACGAGGCCCACAGCATAGGGGCTCTGGGGCCGAGAGGGAGAGGTGTGGTCGATTACTTCGGCCTAGATCCCTGTGATGTGGATGTCATGATGGGCACATTTACCAAGAGCTTTGGCGCTGCAGGGGGATACATCGCAGGGAAATGG GAGCTCATTGAGTACCTGCGCTCCCATTCCCACAGTGCGGTCTACGCCACCTCCATGTCTCCTCCTGTGGTGGAGCAAATCATCACTTCTATGAAGTGCATTATGGGAGAAGATGGCACAAAAATAG GCAGTGAACGCGTGCGACAGCTGGCGGAGAGCACGGTCTATTTCCGCAAGAGGCTTCGAGAAATGGGCTTCATCATCTACGGCAACGACGACTCTCCTGTCGTACCCATGATGCTCTACATGCCTGCCAAGATAGG AGCGTTCGGGAGGGAGATGCTGAAGAGGAACATCGGGGTGGTGGTCGTGGGCTTCCCCGCCACGCCCATCATCGAGTCCCGGGCACGCTTCTGCATCTCAGCAGCCCACACGAAAGAGATGCTCGACAGG GCTCTGAGTGTCATCAGTGAGGTAGGAGACCTCCTTCAGCTCAAGTACTCCCGACACAGAATACAGCCGTCTTTGGCGCGGCCCGTTGACGATAATGTGTTTGAGGACATTGACGACTGA